TGGACACTTATCCCCAAGTTTAACAAGCAGTAAATCTTCTACTACTTCTCCTTCAAAATCTCTTCCATAATTAACATTCATCATATGGTAATCTGTTTCGTTAGCTCCAACAACCATGTTTTGTATCTTAGTTACTCTAGCATCAACTATTAAGCGAATACCTTCTTTCAAGCCTATAGGACCAGCAAAGCCCACTGCTGCAGTAGTTACTTCTTCAACATCAGCTCGGTCAGCCATTACAAGCTCATGCTCAGCAACACCTAATAACTTCACTAATTTAACTTCATTAAGTTCGCGATCCCCTGGAATCATAACAGCTACTATTTCTTCTCCAGCTCTATAAAGCAATGTTTTAGCTAATCTATTAGCTTCTATACCTAAGAAACCTGTTAACTCTTCAATACTTCGCACATCTGGTGTATGCACTTTTTCCATATCCAATATAGATTCTTCGAACTTTACATCATAAACCGTTTCAGCTTTTTCATCCGTAGCTGCATAATTACACCCAGAACAATAGGCTATCGTACTTTCACCATATTCTGAAAGGGCTACGAATTCATGTGAATCACTATCTCCCATAGCACCAGCATCACCTTCTACAACTTTGAAATTCAAGCCACATCTTTCAAAGATTCTTTCATAAGCATCCCACATTTCTTGGTATGATTTTAACATACCGGCTTCATCACGGTCAAAGCTATAAGCATCCTTCATGACAAACTCTTTTGAACGAATTAAGCCATACCGTGGTCGCTTCTCATCTCTATACTTTGTCTGAATCTGATAAAGATTGATCGGTAATTGTTTATAAGAGTTGAGTTCATTCTTAACTAAATCCGTGAAAATTTCTTCATGTGTTGGTCCAAGACAGTACTCACGATTATTACGATCTTTTAAACGGAACATCTCTGGTCCAAACTGACTCCATCTACCGGACTCTTCCCATAACTCTCTAGGTTGAATAGCTGACATATGAACTTCTTGTGCTCCTGCTCCATCCATTTCTTCTTTAACAATGTTCTCGATTTTTTTGAATGCGCGGTATCCTAATGGTAAAAAAGAATAAACCCCTGACGCAGACATACGAATCATACCGGCTCGTAATAAAAGCTGGTGACTTGGTACTTCAGCTTCACTTGGTACATCTCTCAAAGTTGGCATGTATAATTTAGTCATTCTCATAATCATTTCTCCTCTCAGTAAACTAATGTATGTTTGTTAATGAAGTTAAACGCAAAAAAACCTCCATCCCACAAAGGGACCGAGGTATCGGCGGTAC
This window of the Vallitalea okinawensis genome carries:
- a CDS encoding proline--tRNA ligase; this encodes MRMTKLYMPTLRDVPSEAEVPSHQLLLRAGMIRMSASGVYSFLPLGYRAFKKIENIVKEEMDGAGAQEVHMSAIQPRELWEESGRWSQFGPEMFRLKDRNNREYCLGPTHEEIFTDLVKNELNSYKQLPINLYQIQTKYRDEKRPRYGLIRSKEFVMKDAYSFDRDEAGMLKSYQEMWDAYERIFERCGLNFKVVEGDAGAMGDSDSHEFVALSEYGESTIAYCSGCNYAATDEKAETVYDVKFEESILDMEKVHTPDVRSIEELTGFLGIEANRLAKTLLYRAGEEIVAVMIPGDRELNEVKLVKLLGVAEHELVMADRADVEEVTTAAVGFAGPIGLKEGIRLIVDARVTKIQNMVVGANETDYHMMNVNYGRDFEGEVVEDLLLVKLGDKCPKCGQPLAMDKGTEVGNIFQLQTKYSKALDATFLDENGKEQHFVMGCYGIGISRTLQAVVEQYHDENGIIWPEAVAPFKVVVTIVNVKNEDQVKIGEEIYESLRQKGVEVLLDDRKDRPGVKFKDAELIGIPLRVTVGKRAPEGIVELFDRHTGEKIELEVKEAIRRF